The candidate division KSB1 bacterium genome segment CAGCGGGTTGAGGCCACCGGCGGCATTGGTGACGATCAGGCGTTTCACGCCCAGCTCTGCCATCAAATGCACCGGGAAACCCACCACGGAGGCGGGATAACCCTCATATGTGTGCACCCGGCCCTGCAGGGCCAGCAGCCTCTTGCCGCCCACCCTGCCGATAATCCAGCAGCCGGCATGACCGGCGACGGTCGAGCGCGGATATTCCGGAATTTGGGCGGTGGGCAGAATCTCGGTGTCTTGCATGCTGTCGGCAAAGCTTCCCAGGCCGGAACCCAAAATGATGGCCAGTCGGGGAAGGCTGGCAAAACGCTGTTGCACGAAAGCTTTGGCGGTGGCCAGGCGCTCCGCGTCGAGCAGAGGCGGCGCCATTTCGGTTTGCATGGGAGTCATGGCAGGCACATTATTTCCCGACCCCGCGAGACGACGGCGGGGCGGAATTGGGTTGTCCCAGTCGGTTTGCGAAAGCGGTGAATACCTGCGGTTCGCGCGGGTCAGCTCTCGGGCGGCACGAAGCATTTGCGGCAGCGGGCCTCGTAGATTTGCGTGGCACCCACCACCACGCGCTCGCGTGCCGCGGTGAGGCGCTGCGTGTAGCTGGCCGGTTCGCCGCATTGCATGCAGATGGCCTGCGTTTTGGTGACCTGCTCGGCGATGGCCATGAGTTGCGGCATGGGCTCGAAAGGCACACCGCGGTAATCCATGTCCAGCCCGGCGACGATGACGCGCACACCGCGCTGCGCCAGCAGGTTGCAGACCTGCACCAGGCTGGCGTCGAAAAACTGGCCCTCGTCGATGCCGATGACCTGGGCATCGCCGGCATTGGCGAGAATTTCCTGCGCGTTTTTCACCGGCAGCGAGCGCAGTTTTTGTTCATTGTGCGACACGATGTGATCACTGGCGTAGCGATCGTCGATCACGGGTTTGAAAATCATCACACGCTGCTTGGCGATTTGTGCCCGGCGCAGCCGGCGGATCAGTTCCTCGGTTTTGCCGCTGAACATTCCGCCGCATATCACTTCGATCGAACCCATTTCAGAGTGTGCAGGCATGAGATCGTAAATTCCGCTTTGCGATGAAGGCAGGAATACTCTCGTGGCCGCCCGTCTGCGCACGGGGTCGCTGGCGGTCCGCCCTCCGGCCGTGAAACGGCGGCGCCGCTTATGATTGCCTCTCCTTCAACAGCGCGGCGATCTTGGTGCGCAGCAGATCGATGGCCACCAGGTTGTAACCACCCTCCGGTATGATGAGATCGGCGTAGCGTTTGCTCGGCTCGACAAACTGCAAATGCATGGGCCGCACGCTTTTTTCATACTGCTCAATCACCGACTGCACCGTGCGGCCGCGTTCGGTGGTGTCGCGCTTCAGCCGGCGGATGAAGCGCAGGTCGGCATCGGTATCCACGTAGACTTTGATGTCCATCAGCTC includes the following:
- a CDS encoding thymidine kinase, with translation MPAHSEMGSIEVICGGMFSGKTEELIRRLRRAQIAKQRVMIFKPVIDDRYASDHIVSHNEQKLRSLPVKNAQEILANAGDAQVIGIDEGQFFDASLVQVCNLLAQRGVRVIVAGLDMDYRGVPFEPMPQLMAIAEQVTKTQAICMQCGEPASYTQRLTAARERVVVGATQIYEARCRKCFVPPES